gtatgtattaatttgtggatgtccatcacccatttcgtatgatatgttacgaattacattTAGTACTATATGTtaagaatttgcaaaacgtagtgtatatgttatgaattttcaaaacatatgatatgtttcgaattctagctaggtagctaacgttagctaactggctaacattagctaggctagggtttagggttaagtttaggagttaggttaaagggttaaggttaggggaagggttagctaaaagggttaagggaagggtagctaatatgctaagtagttgcaaagtactAAGTAGTTgaagttgctaaaatgctaaagttgtccgtgatgtgattcaaactcacaaccttagggttgctagacgttcgggTTATAACCTACCCTGACCAACCTCCCAACCTACTTTTCGGTGGGAGGAAGTGTAACCATCTAAACTCCAGGTTGTTTTGAACCTGTCGCATATGAAAGAGAGCTTTCTGAAGATGACAGTATTGAGTTAAAGATTGTCACCACTCCGTCAGCTCTGTCTGAGTGTCACACAGTATCTACAGTGTGACAGGCTGAGGAATCTGGTCTGTCCGGAACAACTCACCTGGTGGCAGGAAACCACTCCTCCTGCACATTCTTCCTGATCATCAATTAGACATGCCACATAGCTCCAGACCTAGGCAGCCAGActtctctttctcccactccagACACAGCCTCTCGCCATGGGGAGGATTGGCAAGGAGGTGTCGGGCCAGCTGCACAGCTTAATCAGCTTCGTGGGGGTGGCAGTGACCACGGGTATCCCCATGTGGAGGGTGACCAAGTGCATCGGTGGCAACATCGTGACAGGCCAGATCGTGTGGGATGGCCTGTGGATGAACTGTGTGATGCAGAGCACGGGACAGATGCAGTGTAAGATAAACGACTCTGTGATGAGGCTAACCATTGGTGCTCTTCTGGTCCTCATCCCAGTCTGCTGGACAGCGGCGTTCACTATCTCAGACTTTAATAACCCTCTGACCATCGAGACCGAGAGGAGGGAGATAGGAGCCTCCATCTACATCGGCTGGGGCTCCACAGCGCTGCTCCTCATCGGGTGGATCATCCTCTGCACCTCCTGCCCACCCCAGAAGATGTATGGGTACCCAGGCTATCCTCAAGGAACGCCCATGTATCCTATCCAGACCAACCAATGGTCCAGGCAGGGCCCTATGTGAGAGTTTACACCCCAACCAGCAGACCCTACTCAGGGACATGGTCGTATGTACCAAACAAGCCGTATGCAGCACCAATAGCATACACTGCACCTGGACGGCCTGGACAGTATCTGTAACAAAGTGAAATGGAAAGAGGGAAGGTCtccctgaatattgactggtatTCTCAAACTTGATGTTTTCAAGCTATTGTTTTTTGCTTAGCTTTGCCTCTGCAGAGTGTAATTGCACCACCAAAATGTATTTATATCATGTACTTTTGTCCACATTGATATGTAGATATTATTATTGATGAGAATAACATGCAATTTATAGACAAAGTGTTTTGGCGTGAATACAATTAATTTTGTTTACGAGTGTTTGCACCTGCACACGAGGAAGAATCTGTTCTTTCAAATGTTGACAATGTAAATCCTTATGTCTTGACTACTAGTATGCAAACATTATGAGACATTTTAGCAGCAACCTGTGTTCTTCTCCCATTGTGCAACCGATACTGTTGTTTTGTAAATAGCTGGTTGGTCTATGACTTGTGATGTATCTGtacacgaaaaacaacaaattttTCTGTAAATATTATATAAAATAATGTGAAGTCTTAATGTGTCTTTGTGGAAAAGTTTGGAAACAACAACTGCAATTTCAAATGTACATGAACTATGAGCAATAATCATACCAATAATCAAAGCCTATGCATTTTCTAACTTACTATTCATGTTTTAAAAGTTGCATTTTGAATTAAACTCTCCCTTAAATCATTAATCTAAAAGTCTAAgcctttggggggaggggggtactaAGCTAACACATGGAATTGTTTTAGGAtgttcataccatggatcatttagctatttgttttggaattttaggacccctttaggtatcaaagAAAGATATtaataaattatttaaaaaaatattgaatttggcctttactactatagcccatagaagcGCATTGAATAAGACATTCATATAAATGTAAAAAAagacagtaaaaaataaatattgaggAATAAGGTTTTcaagtgtctgtcctaaatctaggagatataagaaagctcaggaaatatatttttacacatatttaacccctttatttttgttgccacaaaactacctccatacttcttatattcatttgtatgggttactttaagatgagtcctgtgacacttagtttgtagcccaaacggttaggatgctacagacagaagttggcacatcagcgttactgacatcagacgagtcccgtggggTTTGtaggggttgtagagcaaaacggagaacaccatcgtgttagtgaaagtctcatctttccatattaGATTCTAGGCCAAACTGTTTGGATGCTACTGACATTTTCgcgagaagaccaattttcgggatgtctcatgggctgacaaacactgctgtagctcggccaccttccaccgctgatgcggaaggccgacataggcggatgtggcggattgagacacagcccatgcaaaaaaagatatctttagcttaaactgatggattttgatggggtgcgtcaatagactcttaaggattttaAGAGATCAATATCTTTCAGTTACATGACGACATATCTGTGAATCTCCTTTTATTTTGGCGATATCATGGTTACTCAAAAGCTACCTCATATCTCCTCTTTCCAAATATACAAACATCCCACTGGGAACACACTGGTTGaaacaacattgtttccacgtcatttcaataaaATTAGGTcagttgaaccaacgtggaatagacgttgaattgacgtccaTGCTCAGTGGGATGGTTTTGAGAGTCTAAAATGTAACTCAAATAGGTTATTAAATTAGATTACCAACAGCTTTCTTTAAAATCAAGGTATCTTTGATCTGTACCGGACTTAAAGGCAATGTTCTGTAATGTGTTTATTTAATGTATTGGTTTATTACATAAAAGAAatgccctgtgtagctcagttggtagagcatggcgcttgcaatgccagggttgtgggttcgtttctgacggggggccagtatgaaaaaatttatgcactcacaaactgtaagtcgctctggataagagcgtctgcttaatgactaaaatgtaaatggtttcAGGATCAAAACCAAGAAAACAGAAACTGAATATAGGCCTAAACTTACTTCTGGCTATCACAATTCTGGTGGTATTAGCAACTTGATTACAGGAAACAATAGCTGCAATAAACAATGTCATCATGACAACGAGGAACAAAAGGAGTAGCTTCGAACTTCCGGCCATGACTAATGAGAATTCAGGTGGCAATGTTGACTGCTTATCTTTCTACCCTGAAACCAGTGGGCAGACAGGCCTAACCACCTAGCCAACCGGTGTTCACTACATAGGCAGGTCTCGTTTTCGTTAGCATGTCCAAAGAGATTGATGCGCATCTCATCGAAACCGGTCGTCAACCACACCTACCGATTGGGGAAGTGAAAGAATCTGGTCCGGCTTGAAAATTACCATTTCATCTGGTTTCAGGTCAGGGGTAAGGAGCTTGACTCCTCCCTTTCAGGAGCAGAGAGATCCATATAACTTCAGGGGACATGACTGAGCCATTAGTTAACAACGACTACAACCAAGCTGAGCTGACCTGCGTTGACTGTCCTCTACAACCTCTTCCTGAGCTTCATTGATTTTACAACAAAAAACAAGAAGTCTTCAAAATGGTGTCGATGGGAAGACAGATGCTGGGCTTAGTCCTGGCTATCATCGGGTTCCTGGGGACCATCATTGTATGTGCCCTGCCTATGTGGAAAGTCACAGCCTTCATCGGAGCCAACATCGTGACTGCTCAGGTCATCTGGGAGGGCCTGTGGATGAACTGTGTGACCCAGAGCACGGGACAGATGCAGTGCAAGATCTATGACTCCCTTCTGGCCTTACCCCAGGACCTGCAGGCCGCCAGAGCTCTGAGCGTCATCGCCATCATCGCGTCATGCTTTGGTATCCTCCTGGGAATTGCTGGAGGAAAGTGCACCAACTTCGTGGAGGATGAGGCTTCCAAAGCTAAAGTAGCCATTGCCAGCGGGATTATCTTCATCGTGGCTGGCGTCCTCATCCTCGTCCCTGTCTGCTGGTCCGCCAACACCATCATCAGGGATTTCTACAACCCCCTGCTGGTCGAGGCCCAGAGGAGGGAGTTGGGGGCCTCGCTATACATCGGCTGGGGCACCGCAGGGCTCCTGATCCTGGGAGGGGGGCTCCTCTGCAGCTCCTGCCCACCCAAGGAGGAGCGTGACAACTACCCAGTGAAGTACTCACAGGCAAGGTCCACAGCTACCAGCAGAGCTTACGTTTGAGCTGGAAACTGTTGAAAAATAGACTATAAATTATTTGATTATCTTTGGTAATCCTCTGTGAATTGAAAATACCATGCAAGTTACTGGTATTATCAAGTCTTGTTCTTCTGCATTTTACGTTTTGAAAGTGATGTGAAATCAGAACAGAGTGAATCTATGAAAAATAAATTGTGCTTCAGAACTTTGCAAGAAAAAGACAAGACAGAACTGATGCCTATAAGAAATGACAATACAGAGAAGTAGTGCTACTGTATATGCTGTCTGGAGGGATCATCTCATGAGTCATGGGTTGATGACTGAAGTGAATTGAAGCCATTCCCATAACCCTAACTTCTCTTTTACTGTATAAGGACACCGTGCCAGAATGATAATATTGATATTCATGTAAGAACATGGACAATATGATTTGAGAGTTAAACCATAGGTACAATATATTTGTATGATTGACTTGTCATAACTTTGTACAGTAGATCACAGTATGTTTTGCAAATAGCCAAGTTTGTCTGTTCAATATATGTTCCTTGATTATGTCTAAAGAACTTATTCAATTGCAAaccttattttttttataaaaagtttCCAACAAAGTTTATACATTGGTGTTAACTGTCTTTTTTAAGAAATAGACTCCCAGTTACTGTGATTTCCTTTATCAGCTGAAATCTTAGCTGAAAATATCTGATAGCATAGTATTTAGGTGAATTGAACTACTGATGATCCTCCCTCGCTGTCTTCTGTTTGAATGACACCAAAAGTGGTTTTGGAAAGTGGGACTTAACATCCCATTGATTCGAGTAAGAAATTAAGGAAAATATTTTGCCCTGTCACACAATCCTGAGAACA
The DNA window shown above is from Coregonus clupeaformis isolate EN_2021a chromosome 6, ASM2061545v1, whole genome shotgun sequence and carries:
- the LOC121567927 gene encoding claudin-4-like, yielding MVSMGRQMLGLVLAIIGFLGTIIVCALPMWKVTAFIGANIVTAQVIWEGLWMNCVTQSTGQMQCKIYDSLLALPQDLQAARALSVIAIIASCFGILLGIAGGKCTNFVEDEASKAKVAIASGIIFIVAGVLILVPVCWSANTIIRDFYNPLLVEAQRRELGASLYIGWGTAGLLILGGGLLCSSCPPKEERDNYPVKYSQARSTATSRAYV